One segment of Marinobacter sediminum DNA contains the following:
- a CDS encoding DUF2058 domain-containing protein — protein sequence MASLQDQLLKAGLADEKKAKAVRNEKRKQRKQQPKGAEQVNEAEVRARQAREEKAERDRQLNRQREQEAEKKAIRAQIRQLVETNRLDRSRGETSYQFVHDKKIKKIFVDDTMVDQLSRGRLAIVFVNDAYEIVAEGVARKIMERDESAVIVLHDRTKDDAGDDDPYAGYEIPDDLMW from the coding sequence ATGGCATCCCTACAGGATCAGCTACTGAAAGCCGGCCTTGCCGATGAAAAGAAAGCCAAGGCCGTTCGCAACGAGAAACGTAAACAGAGAAAACAGCAACCCAAAGGAGCCGAGCAGGTTAACGAAGCCGAGGTTCGTGCCCGCCAGGCCCGGGAAGAAAAAGCCGAGCGAGACCGCCAGCTGAACCGGCAACGCGAGCAGGAAGCAGAGAAAAAAGCCATTCGGGCGCAGATCCGCCAGCTGGTGGAAACCAACCGTCTGGACCGCAGCCGGGGCGAAACCTCGTATCAGTTCGTCCACGATAAGAAGATCAAGAAGATCTTTGTGGACGACACCATGGTGGATCAGTTGTCACGAGGCCGCCTCGCTATCGTTTTTGTGAATGATGCCTATGAGATTGTGGCAGAGGGTGTTGCCAGAAAGATCATGGAGCGGGATGAAAGTGCCGTTATCGTTCTTCACGACCGCACAAAAGACGACGCAGGTGACGATGATCCTTATGCCGGCTACGAGATCCCGGACGATCTGATGTGGTAG
- a CDS encoding choice-of-anchor F family protein, producing the protein MEFSRKPLASAIMFSMLGLSQAASAATIDSVNEDNLAVPPVDGKTVVYTDTEGTGSFGWIDPVNDFGNVGLGIKVYNEPFTAKNTYDFAGCIMAQPDRQLVDPDFKNCTAPPDSGKRFKLKSTQANGPTDLVFNVSPGAEPKLYRVIGKLSNLTDGANTAGGDLNGFRFETGFGVGSSFTPSPANDGLSFGFIDESNKLTIGNLGKFPGGLFGGSKAEGLPFFSTSVRGFSESNETLVNEDETETTGTAPVALVDGTSDVLFDDWATKSLVPTGWFIDHDGNPANDSILLAWNAGTEATPDWQTFEKVFEGATAEWDGNVEYDNDGDKETAPLQIPAINWDPNGSSFADPVTAEDNTTTITNYVKDVLPIVETLGEGDAEGVVTDALSLSQIAAADLYDGMFKVLIDGEAVTIADFGQWANTPVTVEDGGSLYATWFPNEGEDGLYQLESDSSWVTLDEMNTLIDGNANLERVAGYVKGPIEDLANVNINTTINVADTFSLNWPTCTSDGVDTNCTFTLRVTALNDAVSVPDIPVTPVEPEEPTEPEATPSSGGGTIFGCTAGKPGAPFDPVLPGLVLMALGGLWARKRLSNA; encoded by the coding sequence ATGGAATTTTCAAGAAAGCCGCTTGCGAGCGCGATAATGTTTTCTATGTTGGGGCTGTCGCAGGCAGCTTCGGCAGCGACGATTGATAGTGTCAATGAAGACAACCTGGCGGTTCCGCCGGTTGACGGGAAAACGGTGGTTTATACCGATACCGAGGGAACCGGGAGTTTTGGCTGGATTGATCCGGTCAATGACTTTGGTAATGTAGGTTTGGGGATCAAGGTCTATAACGAGCCGTTTACGGCAAAGAATACGTATGATTTTGCCGGGTGCATTATGGCCCAGCCGGATCGACAGCTGGTGGATCCGGACTTTAAAAACTGCACAGCCCCGCCCGATTCCGGAAAACGCTTCAAGCTGAAATCAACCCAAGCCAATGGCCCGACTGATCTTGTATTCAATGTGTCTCCCGGGGCTGAGCCGAAGCTGTACCGGGTTATTGGTAAGCTGTCGAACCTGACGGATGGTGCCAATACTGCTGGCGGTGATCTGAACGGCTTCCGGTTTGAGACCGGCTTTGGTGTCGGTAGCTCGTTCACCCCGTCTCCGGCGAATGATGGCCTGTCGTTCGGTTTTATTGACGAGAGCAATAAACTGACCATAGGCAATCTGGGCAAATTCCCGGGCGGCCTGTTTGGTGGTAGTAAGGCGGAAGGCCTGCCATTTTTTAGTACGAGTGTCAGAGGGTTTTCAGAATCCAACGAAACGCTGGTTAATGAGGATGAAACGGAGACCACCGGCACCGCTCCGGTAGCGCTGGTGGATGGAACCTCGGACGTTCTTTTCGACGACTGGGCGACCAAGAGTCTGGTACCGACCGGTTGGTTTATTGATCACGACGGTAACCCGGCAAACGACTCTATCCTTTTGGCCTGGAATGCCGGCACGGAGGCCACCCCGGATTGGCAGACGTTTGAAAAAGTTTTCGAGGGCGCGACGGCCGAGTGGGACGGTAACGTTGAATATGATAATGACGGTGATAAGGAGACCGCTCCCCTTCAGATCCCGGCCATCAACTGGGATCCGAACGGCTCCTCATTTGCTGACCCTGTTACGGCAGAAGACAATACTACTACGATCACAAATTACGTGAAAGATGTTCTGCCGATCGTGGAAACCCTGGGTGAGGGTGATGCAGAAGGAGTTGTTACCGATGCGCTTTCGCTTAGTCAGATAGCCGCTGCTGACCTGTATGACGGAATGTTCAAGGTTCTGATCGATGGCGAGGCTGTAACCATTGCTGACTTCGGCCAATGGGCCAATACGCCGGTGACCGTCGAGGACGGTGGTTCGCTTTACGCTACCTGGTTCCCGAATGAAGGCGAGGACGGCCTTTATCAGCTGGAATCGGACTCGTCCTGGGTCACGCTGGACGAGATGAACACTCTGATTGACGGCAATGCCAATCTGGAGCGTGTTGCTGGTTATGTTAAGGGCCCCATTGAGGACCTGGCGAACGTCAACATCAACACCACGATCAATGTGGCCGACACGTTTAGTTTGAACTGGCCAACCTGCACAAGTGATGGTGTCGACACAAACTGCACCTTCACTCTGCGTGTGACCGCTCTGAATGATGCGGTGTCGGTTCCGGATATTCCGGTCACTCCGGTTGAACCTGAAGAACCAACTGAGCCCGAAGCGACTCCTTCGTCCGGTGGCGGCACCATCTTCGGCTGCACCGCCGGCAAGCCGGGTGCTCCCTTCGATCCGGTTCTGCCTGGCCTGGTTCTGATGGCTCTGGGTGGTCTGTGGGCGCGCAAGCGTCTCAGCAACGCCTGA
- the atpD gene encoding F0F1 ATP synthase subunit beta, with product MDAQSAQPGEIVAIRGNVVDVRFTPPLPPRNRELRTGHANQVILEIQTHLDTTTARCIALNSTRRLARGMPVQQTGSGLQVPVGESLLGRMINVFGTPVDGGAPIETREHWPIHRPILPLSDRTTSTEIFETGIKAIDLLAPMERGGKSGMFGGAGVGKTVLINELINNMAEQYEGISLFCGIGERMREAEEMYSAMQESGVIDKAILVYGQMNEPPGARFRVGHSALTVAEYFRDVVKRDVLLLIDNVFRFVQSGMEVSGLMGRIPSRVGYQPTLATELAELEERICSSRNGSITSVQAVYVPADDLTDPSATHIFSHLTASIVLSRKRASQGLYPAVDPLQTDSKMLTPAIVGSRHYEVAQAVRSTLAEYDELKDIISMLGMEELSSEDRATVSKARRLERFLTQPFFTTGQFTGHGGKLVPLKKTIEGCERILAGEFEKISEKALYMIGAIDQVDMTEISDEP from the coding sequence ATGGACGCGCAAAGCGCACAGCCTGGTGAAATCGTTGCCATACGGGGCAACGTGGTTGACGTGCGCTTTACCCCACCCCTTCCGCCCCGCAACCGCGAGCTGCGTACGGGCCACGCAAACCAGGTCATCCTGGAGATCCAGACACACCTGGACACCACCACGGCCCGCTGCATTGCCCTGAACTCCACCCGGCGCCTGGCCAGAGGTATGCCCGTTCAGCAAACCGGCAGCGGTTTACAGGTCCCGGTCGGGGAGTCCCTGCTCGGGCGCATGATCAATGTTTTTGGCACGCCGGTCGATGGTGGCGCCCCGATCGAAACCCGGGAACACTGGCCCATCCACCGCCCTATCCTGCCGCTTTCCGACCGAACCACCAGCACTGAAATCTTCGAAACCGGCATCAAGGCAATAGATCTTCTTGCCCCGATGGAACGAGGTGGCAAATCCGGCATGTTTGGTGGCGCCGGTGTTGGCAAGACCGTGTTGATCAATGAACTGATCAACAACATGGCGGAACAGTACGAAGGCATCAGTCTTTTCTGCGGAATCGGCGAACGTATGCGTGAAGCAGAAGAAATGTATAGCGCCATGCAGGAATCCGGGGTTATCGACAAGGCGATCCTGGTGTATGGCCAGATGAACGAACCGCCCGGGGCGCGCTTCCGGGTGGGCCATTCCGCCTTGACGGTCGCCGAATACTTCCGTGACGTGGTTAAACGGGATGTGCTGCTTCTTATCGACAACGTGTTCCGTTTTGTCCAGTCCGGCATGGAAGTGTCCGGTCTGATGGGGAGGATTCCCTCGCGAGTGGGCTATCAACCCACACTCGCGACCGAGCTGGCGGAACTGGAAGAACGAATCTGCAGTTCCCGCAACGGCAGCATCACTTCGGTACAGGCCGTCTATGTTCCCGCCGACGACCTGACCGACCCCTCGGCAACCCATATCTTCTCGCACCTTACCGCCTCCATCGTGCTGTCCCGGAAGCGCGCGAGCCAGGGGCTCTACCCGGCGGTGGACCCGCTGCAGACCGACTCAAAGATGCTGACACCGGCCATCGTGGGCAGTCGTCATTACGAGGTGGCACAGGCCGTACGCAGCACGCTTGCGGAGTACGATGAGCTCAAGGACATCATCTCCATGCTGGGCATGGAAGAGTTGTCCAGTGAGGATCGCGCCACCGTGAGCAAGGCCCGGCGGCTGGAACGGTTTTTAACCCAACCGTTTTTTACCACAGGCCAGTTCACCGGCCATGGTGGCAAACTGGTCCCACTCAAGAAGACGATTGAGGGTTGTGAGCGCATCCTTGCCGGCGAGTTTGAAAAGATCAGTGAGAAAGCGCTGTACATGATTGGCGCCATTGATCAGGTGGATATGACGGAGATCAGTGATGAGCCCTAA
- a CDS encoding F0F1 ATP synthase subunit epsilon, with translation MSPNDAARAGSMNLKVLLPTEILVDKPVSKIIAEAENGEFCLLPRHIDFVAALVPGVLSFYNDDGSESFAAIDRGVLVKCGQDVTVSTYKGVTGTNMSELQTMIEERFLALDEHERKARTALARLEAGTLRGFLDLKEKFHG, from the coding sequence ATGAGCCCTAACGATGCCGCCCGCGCGGGCTCCATGAACCTGAAGGTGCTGCTCCCGACAGAAATCCTTGTGGACAAACCGGTCAGCAAGATTATCGCCGAGGCGGAAAACGGTGAATTCTGCCTCCTGCCCCGACACATTGATTTCGTTGCTGCACTGGTTCCGGGCGTGTTGAGCTTTTACAACGATGATGGCAGCGAGAGCTTCGCTGCGATTGATCGCGGCGTACTGGTGAAGTGCGGGCAGGATGTAACCGTCTCCACATACAAGGGTGTAACCGGAACCAATATGTCCGAGCTACAGACGATGATCGAGGAACGCTTCCTTGCCCTGGACGAGCACGAGCGCAAGGCTCGCACAGCGCTTGCCCGGCTTGAGGCCGGTACGCTCCGGGGCTTCCTTGATCTCAAGGAGAAATTCCATGGCTGA
- a CDS encoding AtpZ/AtpI family protein, producing MAEHPHRPGPDGQPPDLGKQVGHRARRKQKAREKGRHAAWFGLGMFGLVGWSVAIPTLIGIAVGLWMDDRWPGKVSWTLTLLIIGIALGCFNAWYWIKQESERD from the coding sequence ATGGCTGAACATCCTCATCGTCCCGGGCCTGACGGCCAACCGCCAGACCTTGGCAAGCAAGTAGGCCACCGCGCGAGGCGCAAACAGAAGGCACGGGAAAAAGGCAGGCACGCAGCCTGGTTCGGCCTTGGCATGTTTGGCCTGGTGGGCTGGTCTGTGGCCATTCCGACACTGATCGGCATAGCCGTTGGACTCTGGATGGATGATCGCTGGCCGGGCAAGGTGTCCTGGACCCTCACCCTGCTGATCATTGGCATAGCACTGGGCTGCTTCAACGCCTGGTACTGGATCAAACAGGAGAGCGAGCGTGACTGA
- a CDS encoding ATP synthase subunit I, with translation MTDGTTLPASLFAYGVSFGLGVALGLAFLWGLWLTVRRLEVTRHPGFLMMGSLFLRLGITLTGFYFISQYGDWQHLLAAVVGFTLPRLLIAHRIRAPGISGEPRP, from the coding sequence GTGACTGATGGAACAACCCTCCCTGCCTCCCTGTTTGCGTATGGGGTTTCTTTCGGGCTCGGAGTGGCTCTTGGGCTGGCTTTTCTGTGGGGTCTCTGGCTTACGGTTCGCCGTTTAGAAGTGACCCGTCACCCCGGTTTTCTGATGATGGGTAGCCTGTTTCTGCGCCTGGGCATCACTCTGACGGGCTTTTATTTTATATCCCAATATGGTGACTGGCAGCATCTGCTGGCAGCCGTTGTCGGATTCACCCTGCCCAGGCTACTGATCGCACACCGTATTCGGGCGCCCGGAATCAGCGGGGAGCCACGCCCATGA
- a CDS encoding F0F1 ATP synthase subunit A, with protein sequence MTISPDSVVYFQWGIFSLNATLVFTWLVMAILTLTSWLVTRRISDNPDISRWQNLLEVLVTGIRDQIAQVSHQQPGNYLPFVGTLFLFIAMANLLNVVPGYLAPTGSLSTTTALAICVFIAVPVFGIASKGAGSYLGRYLQPTWFMLPFNIIGEISRTVALAVRLYGNIMSGTVIVGILLSLTPYFFPVVMQLLGLLTGMIQAYIFAVLAMVYIASATSVYEKTEDPDQPDTPSSDQ encoded by the coding sequence ATGACCATCTCGCCTGATAGCGTCGTCTATTTCCAGTGGGGTATTTTTTCCCTGAATGCCACACTCGTATTTACCTGGCTGGTTATGGCTATACTGACACTAACCTCCTGGCTGGTTACCCGCCGCATCTCGGATAACCCTGACATCTCCCGGTGGCAGAACCTGCTGGAGGTACTGGTTACCGGCATTCGTGATCAGATCGCACAGGTAAGCCACCAGCAACCGGGCAATTACCTGCCCTTTGTTGGCACCCTGTTCCTGTTCATTGCCATGGCCAACCTTCTGAATGTGGTTCCGGGCTATCTCGCACCCACGGGATCACTCTCTACCACCACGGCGCTTGCTATCTGTGTGTTCATCGCGGTTCCGGTGTTCGGGATTGCCAGCAAGGGTGCCGGCAGCTACTTGGGGCGTTACCTTCAGCCCACCTGGTTTATGCTTCCGTTCAACATTATCGGTGAGATCTCGCGCACCGTGGCACTTGCGGTGCGACTATACGGAAACATCATGAGTGGCACGGTGATCGTTGGCATTCTTCTGAGCCTGACGCCCTATTTCTTCCCGGTTGTCATGCAACTTCTTGGTTTGCTCACCGGCATGATCCAGGCCTACATTTTTGCTGTACTTGCCATGGTTTACATTGCCTCGGCTACCTCAGTCTATGAAAAGACTGAGGACCCGGATCAACCGGATACACCTTCTTCTGACCAGTAA
- a CDS encoding F0F1 ATP synthase subunit C, producing the protein MDSVSIIGMISVITAGLTIAIGSIGPALAEGRAVAQALSAIAQQPDESATITRTLFVGLAMIESTAIYCFVVTMILIFANPFWDHATAAAGG; encoded by the coding sequence ATGGACAGCGTTTCAATCATTGGCATGATTTCCGTCATCACAGCAGGCCTGACCATTGCCATCGGTTCAATAGGGCCGGCCCTGGCTGAGGGGCGCGCCGTTGCCCAGGCACTGAGCGCTATCGCCCAGCAACCGGATGAGTCCGCCACCATCACCCGTACCCTGTTTGTGGGTCTGGCAATGATCGAATCCACGGCCATTTACTGCTTCGTGGTTACCATGATTCTGATATTTGCCAATCCTTTCTGGGACCATGCCACCGCTGCTGCCGGAGGCTGA
- a CDS encoding F0F1 ATP synthase subunit B family protein, with product MDIDWITVSAQAINFLILVWLLKRFLYQPVIKAMDKREHKIRSRMEDADAREEVAREEAQKYKAQADALKQQQDDILEKTREEARQERSHMLDVAREETARVRASWMREVNEEKAEFIGSLRRQTLEAIESIAGKALQDLADSDLEARMVHTFIQKLPTLDQEARESLRSASEPACISSHSELDPALQKQLTGAVHDQIGGEIAVTYTTNPELGCGIELMCNGERVSWNLSDYLEELTTRMEKAFKPVITEQQEA from the coding sequence ATGGATATAGACTGGATCACCGTATCTGCCCAGGCTATCAACTTCCTTATCCTGGTCTGGCTACTGAAACGCTTTCTTTACCAGCCGGTTATCAAGGCAATGGACAAGCGTGAGCACAAAATACGTAGCAGGATGGAAGATGCCGACGCCCGTGAAGAGGTTGCCCGGGAGGAGGCGCAAAAGTATAAGGCGCAAGCCGACGCATTGAAGCAACAGCAGGACGACATTCTGGAGAAGACCCGGGAGGAAGCCAGGCAGGAGCGGAGTCATATGCTTGATGTCGCGCGGGAAGAAACCGCCCGGGTCCGGGCCAGCTGGATGCGGGAAGTCAACGAGGAGAAGGCGGAGTTTATCGGCAGCCTGAGACGCCAAACCCTGGAGGCCATTGAGTCCATTGCCGGAAAAGCACTTCAGGATCTGGCAGATTCGGATCTGGAAGCCCGTATGGTCCATACCTTTATTCAAAAACTGCCGACTCTCGACCAGGAAGCGCGGGAATCCTTGAGAAGCGCTTCGGAGCCGGCCTGTATTTCCAGCCATTCTGAACTTGATCCGGCTCTGCAGAAGCAGTTAACAGGAGCTGTGCACGACCAGATAGGCGGCGAAATTGCAGTTACCTACACCACAAACCCCGAACTCGGGTGCGGCATCGAACTGATGTGCAATGGCGAGCGAGTCAGCTGGAACCTGTCGGACTACCTTGAGGAGCTGACGACCCGCATGGAAAAAGCGTTCAAACCTGTCATCACCGAACAGCAAGAGGCCTGA